From Rutidosis leptorrhynchoides isolate AG116_Rl617_1_P2 chromosome 3, CSIRO_AGI_Rlap_v1, whole genome shotgun sequence, a single genomic window includes:
- the LOC139902489 gene encoding ent-kaurenoic acid oxidase 2-like, which yields MEEVTVYVAAGRTLVGDDITQLSSSSSKVAVAVAGGLFQISPLYSGLIVVAHVVLAASRQEFDSREGKNFCSVKSRVGGHHLWDTLSTATGFTSHALRLAGFLPGQLGASIRIRFGNKGIYKTLMFGNPSIIVTVPEVCRKVLLDDNTFKPGWPLSTVQLAGRKSFIGITNEEHKRLRKMTKGPLNGQEALSMYLHYIETNVVLALENWSNMGRIEFLTELRRLTIKIILYVFLSSEIENLVETLEAECTTFNYGIRSMAINLPGFTYYKALKAVVKVHYFVVPTLVVHPFTLVYWDEGGEARKKLVNILQGVVSKRRKQNEMFQEISRKDMLDLLLDCEDDNGMKLGDEEIVDMLITYLNAGHESSGHVTMWATVFLQSHPEFFQIAKEEQERIVKNIPPGQKGLTMKEYRQMEYLSKVIDETLRLVSFSFMTFREAKEDVEVKGYVIPKGWKVLLWYRSLHHDPENYTKPKEFNPSRWDDFVPIPGTYIPFGGSRLCPGKDLAKLEISIFLHHFLLNYKLERENPGCPVMYLPYPRPKDNCSGRVIKHTN from the exons ATGGAAGAGGTGACGGTTTATGTCGCCGCCGGGCGAACGCTTGTGGGAGACGATATAACTCAGTTGTCGTCGTCGTCGTCGAAGGTTGCCGTCGCCGTCGCCGGCGGTCTCTTCCAAA tttcgcctctgTACTCGGGTCTTATCGTTGTAGCTCACGTGGTATTGGCTGCCTctcgtcaggagttcgactcccgtgaG ggtaaAAATTTTTGTTCCGTAAAATCCAGGGTGGGCGGACACCACCTTTGGGATACCTTAAGTACCGCCACTGGTTTTACCTCCCATGCCCTCAGATTGGCCGGGTTTCTTCCTGGGCAGTTGGGCGCGTCTATACGAATAAG ATTTGGGAACAAGGGTATTTACAAGACACTAATGTTTGGTAATCCTAGCATAATTGTGACTGTTCCCGAAGTATGCCGTAAAGTATTGCTAGACGACAACACGTTCAAGCCCGGGTGGCCCTTATCGACTGTTCAACTAGCCGGACGAAAATCATTTATTGGTATTACCAACGAAGAACACAAGAGGCTTCGTAAGATGACTAAAGGACCACTTAATGGCCAAGAAGCCTTGTCTATGTACTTGCACTACATCGAAACTAATGTTGTATTAGCATTAGAGAACTGGTCAAACATGGGCCGAATTGAGTTCCTAACCGAACTCCGAAGACTAACTATTAAGATAATCTTGTACGTTTTTTTAAGCTCCGAGATTGAGAACTTAGTAGAGACCTTGGAAGCAGAGTGCACTACATTTAATTATGGGATTAGATCCATGGCCATTAATCTTCCTGGTTTCACATACTATAAAGCTCTTAAG GCTGTCGTTAAGGTGCATTATTTTGTTGTACCCACCCTAGTGGTTCACCCCTTTACACTTGTGTATTGGGATGAGggtggggag GCAAGAAAGAAACTTGTAAACATTTTGCAAGGAGTGGTAAGCAAACGTAGGAAACAAAATGAGATGTTCCAAGAGATATCAAGAAAGGACATGCTCGATCTATTACTAGATTGCGAAGACGATAATGGAATGAAACTAGGCGATGAGGAAATCGTTGATATGTTAATCACGTACTTAAATGCGGGACATGAATCTTCGGGCCACGTCACAATGTGGGCCACTGTCTTCCTTCAATCCCACCCCGAGTTTTTCCAAATAGCAAAG GAAGAACAAGAAAGGATTGTGAAGAATATACCACCAGGACAGAAGGGTTTGACTATGAAAGAATATAGGCAGATGGAATATCTCTCTAAGGTGATTGATGAAACACTTCGTTTGGTGTCTTTTTCGTTCATGACGTTTAGGGAAGCCAAAGAGGACGTCGAAGTTAAAG GTTATGTGATTCCTAAAGGATGGAAAGTGTTGTTGTGGTATAGGAGTCTTCATCATGATCCTGAAAATTATACTAAACCCAAAGAATTTAATCCTTCAAGATGGGAT GACTTTGTCCCAATACCTGGAACCTACATTCCATTTGGAGGAAGTAGACTTTGCCCTGGAAAAGATCTTGCCAAGTTAGAGATTTCCATCTTCCTTCACCATTTTCTTCTGAACTACAA GCTCGAAAGGGAAAATCCAGGATGTCCAGTGATGTATCTTCCTTATCCGAGGCCTAAAGACAACTGTTCTGGAAGAGTTATTAAACATACTAATTAG